The nucleotide sequence TCGGAAAAACATACCCAAGCTGCAAGCTCGCCTGCCTCGACAAGCTCGAAGGTATCCTCAAAAAACATAATAAGAAAATAGCCGCCTGCATAATCGAGCCGGTCGTTCAGGGGGCCGCGGGTATAATAGTCTCTCCGCCCGGCTTCCTTAAGGGCGTTCGGAGACTCACAAAGAAGTACGACGTGCTCCTCATAGCGGACGAGGTGGCCACGGGGTTCGGACGTACGGGAAAGATGTTCGCGTGCGAGCATGAAGGCGTGGTGCCGGACATTATGTGCCTTGCCAAGGGCATAACCGGAGGGTACCTCCCCGTTGCCGCGACCATGACCAACGAGAAGATATATAAAAGCTTTCTCGGGACGAGGAAAGAGCCGGACGCCTTCTACCACGGCCACACCTATACGGGGAACCCGCTCGGCTGCGCGGCCGCTCTGGCGAGCCTCGACATATTCAAAAAGGAGCGGGTGATACGAGGGATCCAACCGAAGATACGACTCCTCGAAAAGCTCCTAAAAGATTTCAACTCCCTCGCTCACGTCGGGGACGTAAGACAGAAGGGGTTAATGGCGGGGATAGAGATCGTAAAAGACAAGAAGACAAAGGCGCGCTACCCCGCGAAGCTCCGCATGGGCAACAGGGTCTGCACGGCCGCCCGCGAGCGCGGCCTCATAGTAAGGCCGCTCGGGGATACCATCGTCCTTATGCCGCCCTTGAGCATAAAGGAGACGGAGCTTAAAAG is from Thermodesulfobacteriota bacterium and encodes:
- the bioA gene encoding adenosylmethionine--8-amino-7-oxononanoate transaminase translates to MPARAGTRRLQRLDRAHVWHPFTRMLEWEGGGSDPLIIEKARGSYLIDTDGNRYLDGVSSLWTTVHGHRRREIDRAVKTQLGKVAHSTLLGLGNVPSIELAERLVKVAPKGLTRVFYSDNGSTAVEIALKMAFYCQGRKSKGRKRSFISFSGAYHGDTIGSMSVGEIDLFVGSFSPLMFRSFRAPYPYCYRCPVGKTYPSCKLACLDKLEGILKKHNKKIAACIIEPVVQGAAGIIVSPPGFLKGVRRLTKKYDVLLIADEVATGFGRTGKMFACEHEGVVPDIMCLAKGITGGYLPVAATMTNEKIYKSFLGTRKEPDAFYHGHTYTGNPLGCAAALASLDIFKKERVIRGIQPKIRLLEKLLKDFNSLAHVGDVRQKGLMAGIEIVKDKKTKARYPAKLRMGNRVCTAARERGLIVRPLGDTIVLMPPLSIKETELK